The following coding sequences lie in one Streptomyces sp. NBC_00510 genomic window:
- a CDS encoding AMP-binding protein, which yields MGRTIAELVEGQWGDRRPGLLYGERRLSRHDVAAASAARAALLADLLPHGAEPHLGVLLGNVPEFPLWLGAAACAGAAVVGVNPTRRGAELARDIAHTECALLVTEHAHLPALRGLALPLPAERILVVDDPAYAALLRPYEDAGPPRGGRTHPGSRLLLYFTSGSTGAPKAVVVSQGRLADAGASLSGFLGLGPDDVHYLCMPLFHGNAVMAGWAPALAGGGAVALRRSFSASRFLPDVRAYGATYFTYVGRAVQYLLATPERPDDRDHRLRRGFGTEAGAVDAARFAERFGVPLTEGYGSSEGGAAIQHSPGTPPGAVGRAAPGADLAVVDPATGAERPRAVLDAAGRLLNGDEAIGELVNRGPSRFEGYWRNPEAVAARTRDGWYWTGDLFFRDTGGWFHFAGRADDRLRVDGENLAAAVVENVLARFPAAAAVAVYAVPDPVSGDQVMAALALREGAAFDPGAFAAFLAAQADLGTKSAPRFVRVVPRMPVTATNKVRRAALRREGFRCPDPVWWSPPGEGPCGAAYRRFTAADLATLLECYRAQDRAGLLDR from the coding sequence ATGGGGCGCACCATAGCGGAACTCGTCGAAGGCCAGTGGGGCGATCGGCGCCCCGGTCTGCTGTACGGGGAGCGCAGGCTCAGCCGCCATGACGTGGCGGCCGCTTCCGCCGCCCGCGCCGCGCTGCTGGCCGACCTGCTGCCGCATGGCGCCGAGCCGCACCTCGGGGTGCTCCTGGGCAACGTCCCGGAGTTTCCGCTGTGGCTCGGCGCCGCGGCGTGCGCGGGGGCCGCCGTGGTGGGGGTCAACCCGACCCGGCGCGGTGCGGAGCTGGCCCGGGACATCGCGCACACCGAGTGCGCGCTGCTGGTCACGGAGCACGCGCACCTGCCCGCGCTGCGCGGTCTCGCGCTCCCCCTCCCCGCGGAGCGGATCCTGGTCGTGGACGACCCGGCGTACGCGGCCCTGCTGCGCCCGTACGAGGACGCCGGTCCGCCGCGCGGCGGCCGGACACACCCCGGCTCCCGGCTCCTGCTCTACTTCACCTCCGGCTCGACCGGCGCCCCCAAGGCCGTGGTCGTCTCCCAGGGGAGGCTCGCCGACGCGGGCGCCTCCCTCAGCGGCTTCCTGGGTCTCGGACCGGACGACGTCCACTACCTGTGCATGCCGCTCTTCCACGGCAACGCCGTGATGGCCGGCTGGGCCCCCGCCCTCGCGGGCGGCGGCGCGGTCGCGCTGCGCCGGTCCTTCTCCGCCTCCCGCTTCCTGCCGGACGTACGCGCCTACGGGGCCACGTACTTCACCTACGTCGGGCGGGCCGTGCAGTACCTGCTCGCCACCCCCGAGCGCCCCGACGACCGCGACCACCGCCTGCGCCGGGGCTTCGGCACCGAGGCCGGGGCCGTGGACGCGGCCCGGTTCGCGGAGCGCTTCGGCGTGCCCCTCACCGAGGGGTACGGCTCCTCCGAGGGCGGGGCCGCCATCCAGCACTCCCCCGGCACGCCGCCCGGCGCGGTCGGGCGTGCCGCTCCCGGAGCCGACCTCGCCGTGGTGGACCCGGCGACCGGCGCCGAGCGGCCCCGCGCGGTCCTCGACGCGGCGGGCCGGCTGCTCAACGGCGACGAGGCGATAGGCGAGCTCGTCAACCGCGGGCCCTCCCGCTTCGAGGGGTACTGGCGCAACCCCGAGGCGGTCGCCGCGCGCACCCGCGACGGCTGGTACTGGACCGGCGACCTCTTCTTCCGGGACACCGGCGGCTGGTTCCACTTCGCGGGCCGCGCCGACGACCGGCTGCGCGTGGACGGCGAGAACCTCGCCGCCGCCGTCGTGGAGAACGTCCTGGCCCGCTTCCCCGCCGCCGCGGCGGTCGCCGTGTACGCCGTCCCCGACCCCGTCTCGGGCGACCAGGTGATGGCGGCCCTGGCCCTCCGTGAGGGCGCCGCCTTCGACCCCGGCGCCTTCGCCGCGTTCCTGGCGGCGCAGGCGGACCTCGGCACGAAGTCGGCCCCGCGCTTCGTACGGGTCGTACCGCGCATGCCGGTCACCGCCACCAACAAGGTGCGGCGCGCGGCCCTGCGCCGTGAGGGCTTCCGCTGCCCCGACCCCGTGTGGTGGTCCCCGCCCGGCGAGGGACCCTGCGGCGCGGCGTACCGCCGCTTCACCGCCGCGGACCTCGCCACGCTGCTGGAGTGCTACCGCGCCCAGGACCG